The proteins below are encoded in one region of Puntigrus tetrazona isolate hp1 chromosome 5, ASM1883169v1, whole genome shotgun sequence:
- the LOC122345287 gene encoding DDRGK domain-containing protein 1-like, protein MDVALYVVAAVILLVLIVFAVKVRGRTEEADREDGQNVAARASVRPQPAEERPAGMPRRRRNLHSRMNVQRSQRPSDNEDSPVEEEENQEDRQPSEERPQAAAKVGAKKQKKLEEKQARKAQREAELEEREERRKMQELRDQERQKEEEKERLQEQRREDELQRAKEEQERKEEEEYQRLKESFVIEDQGEAEELSEQESRNLLQEFIQYVKNSKVVLLEDLASRFGMRTQDAIARLQDLIADGSLTGVIDDRGKFIFITPEELNAVAQFIKQRGRVSISDLVQASNTLINLTPEIQSDA, encoded by the exons ATGGATGTGGCTCTGTATGTCGTGGCTGCGGTTATTCTGCTCGTCCTGATAGTGTTTGCTGTGAAAGTTCGTGGCCGGACTGAAGAAG CTGACCGTGAGGATGGTCAGAATGTGGCGGCGCGCGCTTCGGTCCGTCCGCAGCCGGCAGAGGAGCGTCCAGCAGGAATGCCTCGCCGCCGGAGAAACCTGCACAGCAGAATGAACGTCCAGCGCTCGCAGAGACCGTCCGACAACG aGGACAGTCCCgtggaagaggaggagaatCAGGAAGACAGGCAGCCGTCTGAAGAACGTCCTCAAGCTGCCGCTAAAGTCGGAgcaaagaaacagaagaagCTGGAGGAGAAACAAGCTCGGAAAGCTCAGAGAGAG gccgAGCTGGAAGAGCGAGAAGAGAGGAGGAAGATGCAAGAGCTCAGAGAtcaagagagacagaaagaagaggagaaggagagaCTGCAGGAGCAAAGACGG GAGGATGAGTTGCAGCGGGCCAAAGAGGAGCAGGAGcggaaggaggaggaggagtacCAGCGTCTGAAGGAGTCTTTCGTGATCGAGGATCAGGGAGAAGCGGAGGAGCTCAGCGAGCAGGAG TCTCGTAACCTGCTGCAGGAGTTCATCCAGTACGTCAAG aaTTCTAAAGTGGTTTTGCTGGAGGATCTGGCATCCCGCTTCGGCATGCGCACACAG GATGCTATTGCCAGACTCCAGGACCTGATAGCAGACGGCTCCCTGAcag GAGTGATCGACGACCGAGGGAAGTTTATTTTCATCACGCCGGAGGAGCTGAACGCTGTGGCTCAGTTCATCAAACAGAGAGGAAGAGTGTCCATCTCGGATCTCGTTCAAGCCAGTAACACCCTCATAAACCTGACGCCCGAGATCCAGAGCGATGCATGA
- the LOC122345288 gene encoding transmembrane protein 127 codes for MTLVLTPAAVCQCFTLVSLCTSIADPNWIQVQNCSDSSSKLIYGVAFTLHAYQNLTDTGPLGGLHGWGMWLLYALAVLCYGAVLLSSCSFLLDFLGAAVTRSKLVMSLHVFTALLCVAVLGVCVACMSVIERNLQRGKAESRPALCMSAGESFYIEMLGLLFSFIACALALRGRPNPVRPCEYLSVEGADSDTEPLIGGAERDD; via the exons ATGACCCTGGTGTTGACCCCTGCGGCCGTGTGCCAGTGCTTCACGCTGGTGTCGCTGTGCACGTCCATCGCAGATCCCAACTGGATCCAGGTCCAGAACTGCTCTGATTCGAGCAGCAAGCTCATCTACGGCGTGGCCTTCACGCTGCACGCCTATCAGAACCTCACAGACACCG GTCCGCTGGGAGGTCTTCACGGATGGGGAATGTGGCTGCTGTATGCTCTGGCCGTCCTCTGCTACGGCGCCGTCCTGTTGTCCAGCTGCTCTTTCCTGCTGGACTTCCTCGGAGCGGCGGTCACTCGCTCAAAGCTGGTGATGTCCCTGCACGTCTTCACAG CGCTCCTCTGCGTGGCGGtgctgggtgtgtgtgtggcctgTATGAGTGTGATCGAGCGCAATCTTCAGCGAGGGAAGGCCGAAAGCCGGCCGGCGCTCTGCATGTCTGCAGGAGAGAGCTTCTACATCGAGATGCTGGGCCTGCTCTTCTCCTTCATAGCCTGCGCTTTGGCCCTCAGGGGCCGCCCGAACCCCGTCAGGCCCTGCGAGTACCTGAGCGTGGAAGGAGCGGACAGCGACACGGAGCCTCTGATCGGCGGAGCCGAGAGGGACGACTGA
- the LOC122344907 gene encoding LOW QUALITY PROTEIN: uncharacterized protein LOC122344907 (The sequence of the model RefSeq protein was modified relative to this genomic sequence to represent the inferred CDS: deleted 1 base in 1 codon), whose translation MDDKQPGLPPRRPTLINRGSPKRFCLNTEKRVLDEYGKVQKWTYGVKDTSRQSKIVLLVGETGAGKTTLINTMVNYILEVRFEDEIWYEITAEDARDQTESQTSEITMYEVFPRKEPVSLTVIDTPGYGDTRGLEKDMEVAENLAVLFQSNDGVREIDAVCFVIQASKNRLSDRQHYVISSVLSLFGKDIVNNIVFLITHADGMEPKNVLGAIHKARIPCRRDKHGQPVYFLFNNRQADDRQTERRFSRVQRRAWEDSMDDMKHFLRSLDIKNRRSLELTSHVLIQRIRFGAFISNLQLQIQEMELKKAEKVQIQEAMIQNKKKIDECKNFTFMLKKTVKLKVPTESASWKNRKATTCTVCEENCHEFGCWWASGPSRCEVMKNGFCTVCTRRCHHSQHVKQNHKYILKHSSIKVEFDNFLRKFERAEKNSETFSVLKDRLDKDLQGIEDQIMILLFNAYRTIRQLSEIALKPDSAFTLKHLDFFIPRVKEAGKENWVRELEEMRRSAEAEESNKDALSYLQAGMAHLAVGKEQEHTGRLMNQE comes from the exons ATGGATGACAA GCAGCCAGGTCTTCCACCACGCAGACCAACTCTGATTAATAGAGGTTCTCCTAAACGATTCTGTCtaaacacagagaaaagagtGCTTGATGAATACGGGAAAGTCCAAAAGTGGACTTACGGCGTAAAAGACACCAGCAGGCAAAGCAAAATTGTTCTGCTGGTGGGAGAGACGGGCGCTGGCAAGACGACTCTCATCAACACCATGGTCAACTACATACTGGAAGTGAGGTTTGAGGACGAAATCTGGTATGAAATCACAGCAGAAGACGCCAGAGACCAAACAGAATCCCAAACCTCCGAAATCACCATGTATGAGGTC TTCCCGCGAAAAGAGCCGGTATCTCTCACCGTCATCGATACCCCAGGATACGGAGACACTAGAGGGCTGGAAAAAGACATGGAAGTGGCTGAGAACTTGGCCGTTCTGTTCCAGAGCAACGACGGAGTTCGCGAAATTGACGCCGTGTGTTTCGTGATCCAGGCGTCCAAGAATCGTCTTTCAGACAGACAGCATTACGTTATCAGTTCAGTCCTGTCTTTGTTCGGAAAAGACATCGTGAACAACATCGTGTTTTTAATCACGCACGCCGACGGCATGGAACCCAAAAACGTCCTCGGCGCTATTCACAAAGCCAGAATCCCCTGCAGACGGGACAAACACGGCCAAcctgtttatttcttattcaaCAACCGGCAAGCCGATGACCGGCAAACCGAGAGACGCTTCAGCCGTGTTCAAAGAAGAGCTTGGGAAGACAGCATGGACGACATGAAGCATTTCCTTCGGTCTCTGGACATAAAGAACAGAAGAAGCTTAGAGCTGACTTCGCACGTCCTGATTCAGAGAATTCGATTCGGAGCGTTCATCTCTAACCTACAGCTGCAAATTCAAGAGATGGAGCTGAAAAAGGCGGAAAAGGTGCAGATTCAAGAGGCAAtgatacaaaacaagaaaaagatcGACGAGTGCAAGAACTTCACCTTTATGCTCAAAAAGACGGTGAAGCTGAAGGTGCCCACTGAGAGCGCGTCGTGGAAGAACAGGAAGGCGACGACCTGCACCGTCTGCGAGGAAAACTGCCACGAGTTTGGCTGCTGGTGGGCCTCGGGTCCCAGCCGCTGCGAAGTCATGAAAAACGGCTTCTGCACCGTGTGCACGCGCAGGTGCCACCACAGCCAGCACGTCAAACAAAACCACAAGTACATCCTCAAACACTCCAGCATAAAAGTGGAATTCGACAACTTCCTACGAAAATTCGAAAGAGCCGAAAAGAACTCCGAGACGTTTTCGGTCTTGAAGGACAGGCTCGACAAGGACCTGCAGGGGATCGAGGACCAGATCATGATTCTTCTGTTCAACGCTTACAGGACCATCAGGCAGCTGTCCGAGATCGCATTAAAACCGGACTCCGCTTTCACTCTTAAGCATCTGGACTTCTTCATCCCCAGAGTGAAGGAGGCAGGGAAAGAAAACTGGGTCCGAGAGCTGGAGGAGATGAGGAGGAGCGCCGAAGCTGAAGAATCAAATAAAGATGCTCTGAGTTATCTTCAGGCGGGGATGGCACATCTAGCGGTCGGCAAAGAACAAGAGCACACAGGACGGCTGATGAACCAGGAATAA